The following coding sequences lie in one Benincasa hispida cultivar B227 chromosome 6, ASM972705v1, whole genome shotgun sequence genomic window:
- the LOC120079518 gene encoding NAC domain-containing protein 75-like isoform X1, whose product MTTSMASTKSNLGSITSSDLIDAKLEEHQKCGSKQCPGCGHKLEVKPDWLGLPAGVKFDPTDQELIEHLEAKVEAKDDMKSHPLIDEFIPTIEGEDGICYTHPEKLPGVTRDGLSRHFFHRPSKAYTTGTRKRRKIQTECDFQGGGGETRWHKTGKTRPVMVNGRQKGCKKILVLYTNFGKNRKPEKTNWVMHQYHLGQHEEEKEGELVVSKIFYQTQPRQCNWSSSDKPVSIGVGPELSGDNLVLSSRRESGSGSCSSSREMATGQRDEMSSVAGSGGRLCPPPHIAAATYGGLDHIQQFKADHFSFGSFRRTFDEPGIGEASTAREAAPTEDIGDHHHHRHHLQRQHHHPMVSTAFQITRPSNPISTIICPPPLHHSSIILDHDSYRVSPLMLQNEGFQQQQEQQQQHHHKLGGRSASGLEELIMGCTSSNIKEESNMANNPQEAAEWMKYSPFWPEPDNPNHH is encoded by the exons ATGACGACGAGTATGGCAAGTACGAAGAGCAATTTGGGGTCAATAACGAGCTCGGATCTTATCGATGCGAAGCTAGAGGAGCATCAAAAGTGTGGATCAAAGCAGTGTCCGGGTTGCGGACACAAGCTAGAAGTGAAGCCg GATTGGTTAGGTTTACCAGCAGGTGTGAAATTTGACCCAACAGACCAAGAACTGATAGAACATCTTGAAGCTAAAGTAGAAGCCAAAGATGACATGAAATCTCACCCTTTGATTGATGAGTTCATTCCTACAATTGAAGGTGAAGATGGGATTTGTTATACTCATCCTGAAAAGCTTCCTG GAGTTACAAGAGATGGATTGAGTAGACATTTCTTCCATAGGCCATCGAAAGCTTACACAACAGGAACACGAAAAcgaagaaaaatccaaacggAATGCGACTTCCAAGGTGGTGGTGGCGAAACACGGTGGCACAAGACCGGAAAAACGCGGCCGGTTATGGTCAATGGCCGCCAAAAGGGCTGCAAAAAAATCCTTGTTCTATACACCAACTTCGGCAAAAATCGAAAACCCGAAAAAACCAACTGGGTTATGCACCAATACCATTTGGGCCAACACGAGGAGGAGAAAGAAGGAGAGCTTGTTGTTTCTAAGATTTTTTACCAGACACAACCCCGCCAGTGTAATTGGTCCTCCTCCGACAAGCCCGTCAGCATTGGTGTTGGCCCCGAGCTTAGCGGCGACAATCTTGTTCTTAGTAGTAGAAGGGAGAGTGGGAGCGGGAGTTGTTCGTCTTCTCGAGAAATGGCCACCGGCCAGAGAGACGAAATGTCCTCCGTGGCTGGTAGTGGTGGTCGTCTTTGTCCTCCGCCACATATTGCTGCCGCAACTTACGGCGGATTGGATCATATTCAACAATTCAAGGCTGATCATTTTAGCTTTGGTTCTTTCAGAAGAACCTTTGATGag CCTGGCATTGGAGAAGCCTCAACAGCAAGAGAAGCGGCCCCGACGGAGGATATCGGAGACCACCACCACCATCGCCACCATCTTCAACGGCAGCACCACCATCCGATGGTGTCTACCGCATTTCAAATCACTCGTCCATCAAATCCAATCTCCACCATCATCTGTCCACCTCCTCTCCACCATTCCTCGATCATTCTCGACCACGACTCGTACCGAGTTTCTCCATTAATGCTGCAAAATGAAGGCTTTCAG CAACAGCAAGAACAGCAACAACAACATCATCATAAGCTAGGAGGAAGGTCTGCTTCTGGTTTGGAAGAACTCATAATGGGCTGCACTTCATCTAATATCAAAGAA gagtCAAACATGGCAAACAACCCTCAAGAAGCAGCAGAATGGATGAAGTACTCTCCTTTCTGGCCTGAACCTGACAACCCAAATCATCATTGA
- the LOC120079518 gene encoding NAC domain-containing protein 75-like isoform X3: MKSHPLIDEFIPTIEGEDGICYTHPEKLPGVTRDGLSRHFFHRPSKAYTTGTRKRRKIQTECDFQGGGGETRWHKTGKTRPVMVNGRQKGCKKILVLYTNFGKNRKPEKTNWVMHQYHLGQHEEEKEGELVVSKIFYQTQPRQCNWSSSDKPVSIGVGPELSGDNLVLSSRRESGSGSCSSSREMATGQRDEMSSVAGSGGRLCPPPHIAAATYGGLDHIQQFKADHFSFGSFRRTFDEPGIGEASTAREAAPTEDIGDHHHHRHHLQRQHHHPMVSTAFQITRPSNPISTIICPPPLHHSSIILDHDSYRVSPLMLQNEGFQQQQEQQQQHHHKLGGRSASGLEELIMGCTSSNIKEESNMANNPQEAAEWMKYSPFWPEPDNPNHH, encoded by the exons ATGAAATCTCACCCTTTGATTGATGAGTTCATTCCTACAATTGAAGGTGAAGATGGGATTTGTTATACTCATCCTGAAAAGCTTCCTG GAGTTACAAGAGATGGATTGAGTAGACATTTCTTCCATAGGCCATCGAAAGCTTACACAACAGGAACACGAAAAcgaagaaaaatccaaacggAATGCGACTTCCAAGGTGGTGGTGGCGAAACACGGTGGCACAAGACCGGAAAAACGCGGCCGGTTATGGTCAATGGCCGCCAAAAGGGCTGCAAAAAAATCCTTGTTCTATACACCAACTTCGGCAAAAATCGAAAACCCGAAAAAACCAACTGGGTTATGCACCAATACCATTTGGGCCAACACGAGGAGGAGAAAGAAGGAGAGCTTGTTGTTTCTAAGATTTTTTACCAGACACAACCCCGCCAGTGTAATTGGTCCTCCTCCGACAAGCCCGTCAGCATTGGTGTTGGCCCCGAGCTTAGCGGCGACAATCTTGTTCTTAGTAGTAGAAGGGAGAGTGGGAGCGGGAGTTGTTCGTCTTCTCGAGAAATGGCCACCGGCCAGAGAGACGAAATGTCCTCCGTGGCTGGTAGTGGTGGTCGTCTTTGTCCTCCGCCACATATTGCTGCCGCAACTTACGGCGGATTGGATCATATTCAACAATTCAAGGCTGATCATTTTAGCTTTGGTTCTTTCAGAAGAACCTTTGATGag CCTGGCATTGGAGAAGCCTCAACAGCAAGAGAAGCGGCCCCGACGGAGGATATCGGAGACCACCACCACCATCGCCACCATCTTCAACGGCAGCACCACCATCCGATGGTGTCTACCGCATTTCAAATCACTCGTCCATCAAATCCAATCTCCACCATCATCTGTCCACCTCCTCTCCACCATTCCTCGATCATTCTCGACCACGACTCGTACCGAGTTTCTCCATTAATGCTGCAAAATGAAGGCTTTCAG CAACAGCAAGAACAGCAACAACAACATCATCATAAGCTAGGAGGAAGGTCTGCTTCTGGTTTGGAAGAACTCATAATGGGCTGCACTTCATCTAATATCAAAGAA gagtCAAACATGGCAAACAACCCTCAAGAAGCAGCAGAATGGATGAAGTACTCTCCTTTCTGGCCTGAACCTGACAACCCAAATCATCATTGA
- the LOC120079918 gene encoding mitochondrial-processing peptidase subunit alpha-like — MYRAAASRITSLKGRANNGLYRFASSSAVASKHKSSGGLFGWLLGDRSTLPPLDFPLLDVNLPPPLPDYVEPGKTKITTLPNGVKVASETSPDPAASIGLYVDCGSSYETPETFGSTHLLERMAFKSTRNRSHLRVVREVEAIGGNVQASAAREQMGYTFNALKSYVPEMVELLIDCVRNPVFLDWEVNEQLSRVKDEIIEASNNPHGLLLEAIHAAGYSGALGNSLVAPESAINSLSDTILEKFVSENYTASRIVLAASGVEHEELLSIAEPLLSDLPSVPHEEPKSVYNGGDYRHQGDSGDGMTHFALAFELPGGWRKEKDAMALTVLQMLLGGGGSFSAGGPGKGMYSRLYLQVLNEYPQVQSISAFNNIYNNSAIFGIQATTGSNFVPKAFDIAASELLAIATPGKVQQVQLDRAKQSTKSAVLMNLESRVVASEDIGRQVLTYGERKPVEHFLKAVDEVTLEDIASIAQNLLSSPLTMASYGDVIHVPSYDSVSSKFKSK; from the exons ATGTACAGAGCTGCAGCTTCACGAATCACGTCTCTGAAG GGGCGTGCAAACAATGGGCTATACAGATTTGCAAGCTCTAGTGCTGTTGCCTCAAAGCATAAATCTTCTGGGGGTCTCTTTGGCTGGTTGCTTGGAGACCGTTCTACATTACCTCCACTAGACTTTCCCCTGTTGGATGTAAACCTTCCGCCTCCATTGCCAGATTATGTTGAACCTGGTAAGACCAAGATCACAACTCTGCCAAATGGTGTAAAAGTAGCATCAGAAACATCACCG GATCCTGCCGCATCAATAGGTTTATATGTTGATTGTGGTTCAAGTTATGAGACTCCAGAAACTTTTGGTTCTACCCATCTGCTGGAACGTATGGCCTTTAAAAGCACAAGAAATCGAAGTCACTTACGTGTTGTCCGGGAGGTAGAGGCAATTGGTGGCAATGTGCAAGCCTCAGCTGCAAGAGAGCAGATGGGCTACACCTTCAATGCTTTGAAATCATatgttcctgaaatggtggagctGCTTATCGACTGTGTTAGAAATCCTGTTTTTCTTGACTGGGAGGTCAATGAGCAG CTTTCAAGGGTAAAAGATGAGATTATTGAAGCTTCCAACAACCCCCATGGGTTACTTCTGGAAGCTATCCACGCGGCTGGTTACTCTGGTGCCTTGGGAAATTCTCTTGTAGCCCCGGAGTCTGCTATAAATAGTTTGAGTGATacaattttggagaaatttgtttCT GAAAATTACACCGCGTCTCGCATAGTACTTGCAGCATCCGGTGTTGAACATGAGGAACTCTTATCTATTGCTGAACCACTTCTATCTGACCTTCCAAGTGTTCCCCATGAGGAGCCAAAATCAGTGTACAATGGGGGTGATTATCGTCATCAAGGTGATTCTGGG GACGGGATGACACATTTTGCTCTTGCCTTTGAACTCCCAGGTGGCTGGCGTAAGGAGAAAGATGCTATGGCCTTAACTGTTCTTCAG ATGCTACTGGGAGGTGGAGGGTCCTTCTCAGCTGGTGGACCTGGAAAGGGGATGTACTCTCGGCTGT ATCTTCAGGTCTTAAATGAGTATCCACAGGTCCAATCGATTTCAGCATTCAACAATATTTACAATAATAGTGCCATATTTGGCATCCAAGCAACTACT GGTTCTAATTTCGTGCCAAAAGCCTTTGATATTGCAGCCAGCGAACTGTTAGCCATTGCAACGCCTGGAAAAG TTCAACAGGTGCAGCTAGACCGTGCCAAACAGTCAACAAAGTCAGCCGTGCTAATGAATTTGGAATCCAGG GTGGTTGCTTCAGAGGACATAGGCCGACAAGTTTTGACTTATGGTGAACG GAAACCTGTGGAACATTTCTTGAAAGCTGTGGACGAAGTAACTCTGGAGGATATAGCTTCAATTGCACAAAACCTTCTCTCTTCTCCATTGACAATGGCATCATATGGCGATG TTATTCATGTTCCAAGCTATGATTCTGTCAGCAGCAAGTTTAAGTCCAAGTAA
- the LOC120079518 gene encoding NAC domain-containing protein 75-like isoform X2, giving the protein MTTSMASTKSNLGSITSSDLIDAKLEEHQKCGSKQCPGCGHKLEVKPDWLGLPAGVKFDPTDQELIEHLEAKVEAKDDMKSHPLIDEFIPTIEGEDGICYTHPEKLPGVTRDGLSRHFFHRPSKAYTTGTRKRRKIQTECDFQGGGGETRWHKTGKTRPVMVNGRQKGCKKILVLYTNFGKNRKPEKTNWVMHQYHLGQHEEEKEGELVVSKIFYQTQPRQCNWSSSDKPVSIGVGPELSGDNLVLSSRRESGSGSCSSSREMATGQRDEMSSVAGSGGRLCPPPHIAAATYGGLDHIQQFKADHFSFGSFRRTFDEPGIGEASTAREAAPTEDIGDHHHHRHHLQRQHHHPMVSTAFQITRPSNPISTIICPPPLHHSSIILDHDSYRVSPLMLQNEGFQQEQQQQHHHKLGGRSASGLEELIMGCTSSNIKEESNMANNPQEAAEWMKYSPFWPEPDNPNHH; this is encoded by the exons ATGACGACGAGTATGGCAAGTACGAAGAGCAATTTGGGGTCAATAACGAGCTCGGATCTTATCGATGCGAAGCTAGAGGAGCATCAAAAGTGTGGATCAAAGCAGTGTCCGGGTTGCGGACACAAGCTAGAAGTGAAGCCg GATTGGTTAGGTTTACCAGCAGGTGTGAAATTTGACCCAACAGACCAAGAACTGATAGAACATCTTGAAGCTAAAGTAGAAGCCAAAGATGACATGAAATCTCACCCTTTGATTGATGAGTTCATTCCTACAATTGAAGGTGAAGATGGGATTTGTTATACTCATCCTGAAAAGCTTCCTG GAGTTACAAGAGATGGATTGAGTAGACATTTCTTCCATAGGCCATCGAAAGCTTACACAACAGGAACACGAAAAcgaagaaaaatccaaacggAATGCGACTTCCAAGGTGGTGGTGGCGAAACACGGTGGCACAAGACCGGAAAAACGCGGCCGGTTATGGTCAATGGCCGCCAAAAGGGCTGCAAAAAAATCCTTGTTCTATACACCAACTTCGGCAAAAATCGAAAACCCGAAAAAACCAACTGGGTTATGCACCAATACCATTTGGGCCAACACGAGGAGGAGAAAGAAGGAGAGCTTGTTGTTTCTAAGATTTTTTACCAGACACAACCCCGCCAGTGTAATTGGTCCTCCTCCGACAAGCCCGTCAGCATTGGTGTTGGCCCCGAGCTTAGCGGCGACAATCTTGTTCTTAGTAGTAGAAGGGAGAGTGGGAGCGGGAGTTGTTCGTCTTCTCGAGAAATGGCCACCGGCCAGAGAGACGAAATGTCCTCCGTGGCTGGTAGTGGTGGTCGTCTTTGTCCTCCGCCACATATTGCTGCCGCAACTTACGGCGGATTGGATCATATTCAACAATTCAAGGCTGATCATTTTAGCTTTGGTTCTTTCAGAAGAACCTTTGATGag CCTGGCATTGGAGAAGCCTCAACAGCAAGAGAAGCGGCCCCGACGGAGGATATCGGAGACCACCACCACCATCGCCACCATCTTCAACGGCAGCACCACCATCCGATGGTGTCTACCGCATTTCAAATCACTCGTCCATCAAATCCAATCTCCACCATCATCTGTCCACCTCCTCTCCACCATTCCTCGATCATTCTCGACCACGACTCGTACCGAGTTTCTCCATTAATGCTGCAAAATGAAGGCTTTCAG CAAGAACAGCAACAACAACATCATCATAAGCTAGGAGGAAGGTCTGCTTCTGGTTTGGAAGAACTCATAATGGGCTGCACTTCATCTAATATCAAAGAA gagtCAAACATGGCAAACAACCCTCAAGAAGCAGCAGAATGGATGAAGTACTCTCCTTTCTGGCCTGAACCTGACAACCCAAATCATCATTGA
- the LOC120079982 gene encoding glutathione hydrolase 3 isoform X1 produces the protein MESPLLRHRESVDRWCCRGVIFIPLGILALTVVGHILGGSINGSVFNEENKHSDGIHINNSETVESEKGVVAADDGRCSEIGASMLRQGGHAVDAAVATALCLGVVCSMWSGIGGGGFMVVRSASTLQTIAIDFRETAPLAASQDMYESNVTAKDIGPLSIAVPGEIAGLHEAWLRYGRLAWRSLFEPAIKLAKDGFMISPYLGKSLVSSAKMILHDPGLRQVFAPNGDILQVGDTCYNVELGKSLEAVANQGPQAFYNGVVGEKLVKDVRAVGGILSMEDLRNYTVEITEAMTTETMGYTVHGMPPPSSGTVGLAMVMNIFKSYNDPDATKGNIGLHRLIEALKHMYAERMNLGDPRFSNINNVVSNMLSPSFAKKVQEKIVDNTTFPPDYYLYRWSQLRDHGTSHFCIVDAERNAVSLTTTVNGRLGAGILSPSTGIVLNNEMGDFSIPTDISPDKLPPAPANFIQPNKRPLSSMTPIIVTKDDRLIAVIGGSGGMKILPAVIQVFLNYFSLGFQPFPAVERSRVYHQLIPNVVKYENLTCINGDHVVFSAKEKQFLEDRGHQVVAMDTAGAIVQFVVQNFKDVVDTGRKGGKISNNRKHFGLLTAVCDPRKNGNPAVV, from the exons ATGGAATCTCCATTACTGCGCCATCGTGAATCAGTGGACAGGTGGTGTTGTAGAGGAGTGATTTTCATTCCCCTCGGAATACTTGCCCTCACAG TTGTTGGTCATATCCTTGGAGGTTCCATAAATGGTTCAGTATTTAATGAGGAAAACAAGCACTCTGATGGGATACATATCAATAATTCTGAAACTGTTGAGTCAGAGAAGGGAGTTGTTGCTGCTGATGATGGCCGTTGCTCTGAGATTGGAGCGTCGATGCTTAGGCAGGGAGGGCATGCTGTTGATGCTGCAGTTGCAACTGCATTGTGCCTTGGTGTGGTGTGTTCGATGTGGAGCGGGATAGGAGGCGGAGGTTTTATGGTCGTGCGATCTGCCTCAACTTTGCAAACCATAGCTATTGATTTTCGGGAGACTGCACCCTTGGCTGCATCTCAG GATATGTATGAATCCAATGTGACAGCCAAAGATATTGGGCCACTATCAATTGCAGTCCCTGGAGAGATAGCTGGCCTTCATGAAGCTTGGCTAAGATATGGTCGTTTGGCTTGGAGGTCCTTATTTGAACCTGCTATAAAGCTTGCCAAGGATGGATTTATGATTTCTCCTTATTTAGGAAAGTCCTTAGTTTCCTCTGCCAAGATGATCCTACATGATCCTGGGTTGAGACAAGTTTTTGCACCAAATGGTGACATATTACAAGTAGGCGACACTTGCTACAATGTCGAACTAGGCAAGAGTTTAGAGGCCGTGGCAAATCAAGGGCCACAAGCCTTCTATAATGGAGTCGTCGGAGAGAAGTTAGTGAAGGATGTGAGAGCAGTTGGTGGCATTTTATCCATGGAGGATTTAAGGAACTACACAGTTGAAATAACAGAAGCAATGACCACTGAGACGATGGGCTACACAGTGCATGGCATGCCACCTCCTTCAAGTGGAACAGTTGGACTTGCAATG GTAATGAACATCTTTAAGAGCTATAATGATCCTGATGCCACTAAAGGAAACATTGGCCTGCATCGCCTAATCGAAGCATTGAAGCACATGTATGCTGAACGAATGAACTTGGGCGATCCTCGGTTTTCCAACATTAACAACGTTGTCTCCAACATGCTCAGCCCATCATTTGCAAAGAAAGTTCAGGAAAAGATAGTTGACAATACTACTTTCCCTCCAGATTACTATCTATATAG GTGGAGTCAGCTAAGAGATCATGGAACCAGTCACTTTTGCATTGTGGATGCAGAGAGAAATGCTGTATCATTGACAACAACTGTAAATGGGCGCTTAGGAGCTGGCATTCTCTCACCCTCTACTGGTATCGTTCTCAATAATGAGATGGGGGATTTTTCTATACCCACTGACATATCTCCAGATAAACTCCCTCCTGCTCCAGCAAATTTTATCCAACCAAACAAGAGGCCCCTCTCTTCCATGACTCCTATTATTGTCACAAAG GATGACCGGTTGATTGCGGTAATTGGAGGTAGTGGAGGTATGAAGATACTTCCAGCAGTAATTCAGGTTTTCCTTAACTATTTTTCACTGGGATTTCAACCTTTTCCAGCAGTTGAAAGGTCAAGGGTGTATCATCAG TTGATTCCAAATGTagttaaatatgaaaatttgacaTGCATAAATGGCGATCACGTCGTATTTTCAGCCAAAGAGAAGCAATTCTTGGAAGATAGGGGTCATCAAGTTGTAGCTATGGATACAGCAGGAGCCATTGTTCAGTTTGTAGTTCAAAACTTCAAAGACGTCGTTGACACAGGTCGAAAAGGTGGAAAGATATCCAATAACCGAAAACATTTTGGTCTTCTTACAGCTGTCTGCGACCCAAGAAAGAACGGAAATCCCGCAGTCGTTTAG
- the LOC120079982 gene encoding glutathione hydrolase 3 isoform X2: MESPLLRHRESVDRWCCRGVIFIPLGILALTVVGHILGGSINGSVFNEENKHSDGIHINNSETVESEKGVVAADDGRCSEIGASMLRQGGHAVDAAVATALCLGVVCSMWSGIGGGGFMVVRSASTLQTIAIDFRETAPLAASQDMYESNVTAKDIGPLSIAVPGEIAGLHEAWLRYGRLAWRSLFEPAIKLAKDGFMISPYLGKSLVSSAKMILHDPGLRQVFAPNGDILQVGDTCYNVELGKSLEAVANQGPQAFYNGVVGEKLVKDVRAVGGILSMEDLRNYTVEITEAMTTETMGYTVHGMPPPSSGTVGLAMVMNIFKSYNDPDATKGNIGLHRLIEALKHMYAERMNLGDPRFSNINNVVSNMLSPSFAKKVQEKIVDNTTFPPDYYLYRWSQLRDHGTSHFCIVDAERNAVSLTTTVNGRLGAGILSPSTGIVLNNEMGDFSIPTDISPDKLPPAPANFIQPNKRPLSSMTPIIVTKDDRLIAVIGGSGGMKILPAVIQVFLNYFSLGFQPFPAVERSRVYHQPKRSNSWKIGVIKL, translated from the exons ATGGAATCTCCATTACTGCGCCATCGTGAATCAGTGGACAGGTGGTGTTGTAGAGGAGTGATTTTCATTCCCCTCGGAATACTTGCCCTCACAG TTGTTGGTCATATCCTTGGAGGTTCCATAAATGGTTCAGTATTTAATGAGGAAAACAAGCACTCTGATGGGATACATATCAATAATTCTGAAACTGTTGAGTCAGAGAAGGGAGTTGTTGCTGCTGATGATGGCCGTTGCTCTGAGATTGGAGCGTCGATGCTTAGGCAGGGAGGGCATGCTGTTGATGCTGCAGTTGCAACTGCATTGTGCCTTGGTGTGGTGTGTTCGATGTGGAGCGGGATAGGAGGCGGAGGTTTTATGGTCGTGCGATCTGCCTCAACTTTGCAAACCATAGCTATTGATTTTCGGGAGACTGCACCCTTGGCTGCATCTCAG GATATGTATGAATCCAATGTGACAGCCAAAGATATTGGGCCACTATCAATTGCAGTCCCTGGAGAGATAGCTGGCCTTCATGAAGCTTGGCTAAGATATGGTCGTTTGGCTTGGAGGTCCTTATTTGAACCTGCTATAAAGCTTGCCAAGGATGGATTTATGATTTCTCCTTATTTAGGAAAGTCCTTAGTTTCCTCTGCCAAGATGATCCTACATGATCCTGGGTTGAGACAAGTTTTTGCACCAAATGGTGACATATTACAAGTAGGCGACACTTGCTACAATGTCGAACTAGGCAAGAGTTTAGAGGCCGTGGCAAATCAAGGGCCACAAGCCTTCTATAATGGAGTCGTCGGAGAGAAGTTAGTGAAGGATGTGAGAGCAGTTGGTGGCATTTTATCCATGGAGGATTTAAGGAACTACACAGTTGAAATAACAGAAGCAATGACCACTGAGACGATGGGCTACACAGTGCATGGCATGCCACCTCCTTCAAGTGGAACAGTTGGACTTGCAATG GTAATGAACATCTTTAAGAGCTATAATGATCCTGATGCCACTAAAGGAAACATTGGCCTGCATCGCCTAATCGAAGCATTGAAGCACATGTATGCTGAACGAATGAACTTGGGCGATCCTCGGTTTTCCAACATTAACAACGTTGTCTCCAACATGCTCAGCCCATCATTTGCAAAGAAAGTTCAGGAAAAGATAGTTGACAATACTACTTTCCCTCCAGATTACTATCTATATAG GTGGAGTCAGCTAAGAGATCATGGAACCAGTCACTTTTGCATTGTGGATGCAGAGAGAAATGCTGTATCATTGACAACAACTGTAAATGGGCGCTTAGGAGCTGGCATTCTCTCACCCTCTACTGGTATCGTTCTCAATAATGAGATGGGGGATTTTTCTATACCCACTGACATATCTCCAGATAAACTCCCTCCTGCTCCAGCAAATTTTATCCAACCAAACAAGAGGCCCCTCTCTTCCATGACTCCTATTATTGTCACAAAG GATGACCGGTTGATTGCGGTAATTGGAGGTAGTGGAGGTATGAAGATACTTCCAGCAGTAATTCAGGTTTTCCTTAACTATTTTTCACTGGGATTTCAACCTTTTCCAGCAGTTGAAAGGTCAAGGGTGTATCATCAG CCAAAGAGAAGCAATTCTTGGAAGATAGGGGTCATCAAGTTGTAG